Proteins from a genomic interval of Pantoea deleyi:
- a CDS encoding DUF2058 domain-containing protein: MTKLTLQEQMLKAGLVSSKKMDKVKRTAKKSRVQAREARAAVEDNKKAQLERDKQLNEQQKLAVLSKEYRAQIKQLIEMNRIEVSRGTISFNFTDNNLIKKIMVDKPTQTQLINGRLAIARLAGEKEGENPYAIIPASVADKIAQRDASAIVLNSALSEEAEDEDDPYADFKVPDDLMW; this comes from the coding sequence ATGACAAAACTCACCTTGCAGGAGCAGATGCTGAAAGCGGGACTGGTATCCAGCAAAAAGATGGATAAGGTTAAGCGGACCGCGAAAAAATCCAGGGTTCAGGCCCGCGAAGCCCGGGCGGCGGTGGAAGATAACAAAAAGGCCCAGCTTGAGCGGGATAAGCAGCTGAATGAGCAGCAGAAGCTGGCGGTGCTCTCGAAAGAGTACCGGGCGCAGATCAAACAGCTGATCGAAATGAACAGAATCGAGGTTTCGCGCGGCACCATCAGCTTTAACTTCACCGACAACAACCTGATCAAAAAGATCATGGTCGATAAGCCGACGCAGACTCAGCTGATCAATGGCCGTCTCGCCATCGCCCGTCTGGCGGGGGAGAAAGAGGGTGAAAACCCGTACGCTATTATCCCGGCCAGCGTGGCGGACAAAATCGCCCAGCGTGATGCCAGCGCCATCGTCTTAAACAGCGCACTGAGTGAAGAGGCTGAGGACGAAGATGATCCCTATGCGGACTTCAAAGTTCCGGACGATTTGATGTGGTAA
- a CDS encoding RluA family pseudouridine synthase, translating to MSAINDTFIAPPCDAAITLIFEDAHLLVINKPSGLLSLSGKNPLNLDSVHHRLVARFPGCTLVHRLDFGTSGLMVVARNKAINAALCQQFSQRGVSKSYQALLCGHLADDDGVIEAAIAKDPAQFPRMVICAVAGKPARSRYRVMERGFFPGNGNGELPVTRVVLTPETGRTHQLRIHCQQLGHPILGCDLYGGRLPPGAEQAARLMLHASELTLTHPVSGERMTFSAPSPF from the coding sequence ATGTCTGCCATTAACGATACGTTCATTGCCCCGCCCTGTGATGCGGCGATTACCCTGATTTTTGAGGATGCGCATCTGCTGGTTATCAATAAACCCAGCGGGCTGCTGAGCCTGTCCGGTAAAAATCCGCTTAATCTCGACTCCGTGCATCACCGGCTGGTGGCACGTTTTCCCGGCTGTACGCTGGTTCACCGGCTCGACTTTGGCACGTCCGGGCTGATGGTGGTGGCACGCAATAAGGCGATTAACGCAGCGCTCTGCCAGCAGTTCAGCCAGCGTGGCGTCAGCAAAAGCTATCAGGCCCTGCTGTGCGGCCATCTGGCCGATGATGATGGGGTGATTGAGGCCGCGATAGCGAAAGATCCGGCGCAGTTTCCCAGAATGGTGATTTGTGCAGTCGCAGGTAAACCCGCGCGTTCACGCTATCGGGTCATGGAGCGGGGATTTTTTCCGGGGAATGGCAACGGGGAATTGCCGGTGACACGGGTTGTGCTGACGCCGGAAACCGGACGCACCCATCAGCTGCGCATTCATTGCCAGCAACTGGGCCATCCGATTCTGGGCTGCGATCTCTATGGCGGCAGGTTACCGCCGGGTGCAGAGCAGGCAGCGCGGCTGATGCTGCACGCCAGCGAACTGACGCTGACGCATCCGGTCAGCGGCGAACGCATGACGTTCTCCGCGCCCAGTCCGTTCTGA